A single genomic interval of Desulfovibrio intestinalis harbors:
- the secE gene encoding preprotein translocase subunit SecE has product MAKKQAQAGDLKADKAPNVFVRFLRYVEDAKAELRKVTWPTVKETRKATLAVLGFVAVMAVILGLVDLGLSSLIKTILS; this is encoded by the coding sequence ATGGCAAAAAAACAAGCTCAGGCTGGTGACCTCAAGGCCGACAAAGCCCCCAACGTTTTCGTACGCTTCCTGCGTTACGTAGAAGACGCCAAGGCAGAGTTGCGCAAGGTGACCTGGCCCACGGTAAAAGAAACACGCAAGGCCACTCTGGCTGTGTTGGGCTTTGTCGCCGTGATGGCCGTCATTCTTGGGCTGGTTGACCTTGGTCTGTCATCCCTGATCAAGACCATACTGTCCTGA
- the rpmG gene encoding 50S ribosomal protein L33, with amino-acid sequence MRVNILLACTECKRRNYSTRKNKKTTTGRLEMKKYCPWDKKHTLHRETR; translated from the coding sequence ATGAGAGTTAACATACTTCTGGCTTGCACTGAGTGCAAACGCCGCAACTACAGCACCCGGAAGAACAAGAAAACTACTACCGGTCGGCTGGAAATGAAAAAGTATTGCCCCTGGGACAAGAAGCACACGTTGCATCGCGAAACCAGGTAA
- the tuf gene encoding elongation factor Tu translates to MGKEKFERKKPHVNIGTIGHIDHGKTTLTAAITKVANMKNGGKFISYDEIDKAPEEKERGITISTSHVEYETPNRHYAHVDCPGHADYIKNMITGAAQMDGGILVVAATDGPMPQTREHILLARQVGVPQLVVFLNKCDLVDDEELLELVELEVRELLSSYDFPGDDVPVIRGSALKALETDSPDSAEAKCILDLLEACDSFIPTPERDIDKPFLMPIEDVFSISGRGTVVTGRVERGVVKVGEEVEIVGIKPTVKTTCTGVEMFRKLLDQGEAGDNIGALLRGVKRDDVERGQVLAAPKSITPHKKFKAEVYVLSKEEGGRHTPFFTGYRPQFYFRTTDITGVIGLPEGVEMVMPGDNSQFLVELIAPIAMEAGLRFAIREGGRTVGSGVVTEITE, encoded by the coding sequence ATGGGCAAGGAAAAATTTGAACGCAAAAAGCCCCATGTAAACATCGGCACCATCGGCCATATCGACCACGGCAAAACCACTCTGACTGCCGCCATCACCAAAGTGGCGAACATGAAGAACGGTGGCAAGTTCATTTCGTATGACGAAATCGACAAGGCCCCCGAAGAAAAGGAACGTGGTATCACCATCTCCACCTCGCATGTTGAGTACGAGACCCCCAATCGTCACTATGCGCACGTGGACTGCCCCGGTCACGCCGACTACATCAAGAACATGATCACCGGCGCTGCCCAGATGGACGGCGGTATCCTGGTGGTAGCAGCCACTGACGGCCCCATGCCCCAGACCCGTGAGCACATCCTGCTCGCCCGTCAGGTCGGTGTGCCCCAGCTGGTGGTGTTCCTGAACAAGTGCGATCTCGTGGACGACGAAGAGCTGCTTGAACTGGTGGAACTGGAAGTGCGCGAACTGCTGTCTTCCTATGACTTCCCCGGCGACGACGTGCCCGTTATCCGCGGTTCCGCTCTGAAGGCCCTTGAAACTGACAGCCCTGATTCCGCTGAAGCCAAGTGCATTCTCGACCTGCTGGAAGCTTGCGACTCTTTCATCCCCACGCCTGAGCGTGACATCGACAAGCCCTTCCTGATGCCCATCGAAGACGTGTTCTCCATCTCTGGCCGTGGCACCGTTGTGACCGGTCGTGTGGAACGCGGCGTGGTCAAGGTCGGCGAAGAAGTTGAAATCGTGGGTATCAAGCCCACCGTTAAGACCACCTGCACCGGCGTAGAAATGTTCCGCAAGCTGCTCGATCAGGGTGAAGCTGGCGACAACATCGGCGCCCTGCTGCGCGGCGTCAAGCGTGACGACGTGGAACGCGGCCAGGTTCTTGCTGCTCCCAAGAGCATCACGCCCCACAAGAAGTTTAAGGCTGAAGTGTACGTGCTCTCCAAGGAAGAAGGCGGCCGTCATACCCCGTTCTTCACTGGCTACCGTCCTCAGTTCTACTTCCGTACCACGGACATCACCGGTGTTATCGGTCTGCCCGAAGGCGTGGAAATGGTTATGCCTGGTGACAACTCGCAGTTCCTGGTGGAACTCATCGCTCCCATTGCCATGGAAGCTGGTCTGCGCTTCGCTATCCGCGAAGGTGGCCGCACCGTTGGCTCGGGTGTGGTGACCGAAATCACCGAGTAG
- the prmC gene encoding peptide chain release factor N(5)-glutamine methyltransferase — translation MKLRQYLTEAAQTLQKAGVDSPRLCAHVLVGHVLGLDRIACVVQGERELLEHELTSLNALIGRRTGGEPVAHITGSKEFYGRDFLVTSHTLIPRPETELLIDKALEAAKELESQMDMQGAGLHFADLGTGSGCIGITLALELPRWHGLLMDISGNALETAQQNAHRLKAQHCVALVRGDMHRAPLEQGAYAMLVSNPPYIAEGERSMVMDEVLAYEPHSALFSPHEGLAHLEAVIHAAGGALKPGGRLLLEHGAAQGASTRRLLRASNFFEHTETHRDLAGFERCTVARRTCR, via the coding sequence GTGAAGCTGCGCCAGTACCTTACTGAAGCCGCACAAACACTGCAAAAGGCGGGGGTGGACAGCCCCCGCCTTTGCGCGCATGTGCTGGTAGGCCACGTACTCGGCCTGGATCGTATCGCTTGCGTGGTCCAAGGCGAACGCGAACTGCTGGAACATGAACTTACCAGCCTTAATGCGCTCATTGGCCGCCGAACTGGTGGGGAACCGGTGGCCCACATAACAGGCAGCAAGGAATTTTACGGGCGCGACTTTTTGGTGACGTCCCATACGCTAATTCCACGCCCCGAAACAGAGTTGCTCATTGATAAAGCTCTTGAGGCGGCAAAAGAACTAGAATCCCAGATGGACATGCAGGGCGCAGGTCTTCATTTCGCAGACCTGGGCACAGGCTCGGGCTGCATTGGCATTACACTGGCTCTGGAGCTTCCCCGGTGGCATGGCCTGCTCATGGATATCAGCGGCAACGCACTGGAAACCGCACAGCAAAATGCTCATCGGCTCAAAGCGCAACACTGCGTGGCCCTCGTGCGTGGCGATATGCACAGAGCGCCTCTGGAGCAAGGGGCATACGCCATGCTGGTAAGCAACCCGCCATATATTGCCGAAGGCGAGCGCTCTATGGTAATGGACGAAGTGCTTGCTTACGAACCGCACAGCGCGCTATTTTCGCCGCATGAGGGGCTGGCCCACCTTGAAGCCGTTATTCATGCGGCAGGCGGTGCGCTCAAACCCGGTGGGCGGCTGTTGCTGGAACACGGCGCAGCACAGGGTGCAAGCACACGTCGCCTGCTGCGGGCGAGCAATTTTTTTGAACATACCGAGACTCATAGAGATTTGGCCGGGTTTGAGCGCTGCACAGTGGCTCGTCGAACCTGTCGCTAG